A genomic window from Papaver somniferum cultivar HN1 unplaced genomic scaffold, ASM357369v1 unplaced-scaffold_15, whole genome shotgun sequence includes:
- the LOC113335604 gene encoding probable flavin-containing monooxygenase 1: LSRRSSMLISRVGIIGAGISGIAAAKQLKRYNPIVFEGSDSLGGVWQHCSYRSTKLQTPRYDYEFSDYPWPERDNHNFPSSTEIVDYVYNYAKHFDVLKYVEFNTKVVELRYVGGRDTMTTDLLAEDDVSTLCPGKPLWEVAVKSKYSETIEWYSFEFLVVCIGKYGDVPKIPEFPKNKGQEDFNGKVLHTLDYCKLNKDETTELLQGKKVVVIGYKKSAIDLANECAEANQGPDGKPCTMVIRTLHWTVPSYSIWGLPFFLFYSTRFSQFLHERPNQSLLKDLFCLFASPMRKGVSKFIESYLEWKLPLAKYGLKPSHPFEEDYASCQMAILPENFFEQADEGRILFKKSPKWSFWSGGIELEDKTKLEADVVVLATGFDGKGKLKSLFPEPFRSLLEDSTGIMPLYRGTIHPLIPGVAFVGYTESVSNLHSSEIRCKWLSRAMDGHFKLPTIQNMREQISKEIEVSKRSTRFYKKKPCISTFSINHTDEICEEMGLKSWRKKNWFLEAFSPYNNRDYEEEK, from the exons TTTCGAGAGTAGGAATTATTGGTGCGGGTATAAGTGGTATTGCAGCAGCAAAACAACTTAAGCGTTATAACCCGATTGTTTTTGAGGGTTCGGATTCTCTCGGTGGTGTTTGGCAACACTGCTCGTATAGATCAACAAAACTTCAAACACCGAGGTATGATTACGAGTTCTCGGATTACCCATGGCCTGAAAGAGATAATCACAACTTTCCTTCTAGCACTGAGATTGTGGATTACGTCTACAATTATGCTAAGCATTTCGATGTGTTGAAGTACGTCGAATTCAACACAAAGGTAGTTGAATTACGATATGTTGGCGGCCGAGATACCATGACTACGGATTTGTTGGCAGAGGACGATGTGTCGACTCTATGCCCTGGTAAACCACTCTGGGAAGTTGCTGTCAAGTCCAAATACTCTGAGACCATTGAG TGGTATTCATTTGAGTTTCTGGTGGTATGTATTGGCAAATACGGCGACGTACCAAAAATCCCAGAGTTCCCGAAAAACAAAGGTCAGGAGGATTTCAATGGAAAAGTTTTGCATACACTTGACTATTGCAAACTTAACAAGGATGAAACAACTGAATTACTTCAAGGGAAAAAAGTTGTAGTCATTGGTTACAAAAAATCAGCTATAGACTTAGCCAATGAATGTGCTGAGGCTAATCAAG GACCAGATGGAAAACCATGCACCATGGTGATAAGGACCCTGCATTGGACAGTCCCTTCTTATTCGATTTGGGGGCTACCATTTTTCTTGTTCTATTCAACAAGATTCTCACAGTTTCTCCATGAAAGACCAAATCAAAGCCTATTGAAAGATCTGTTTTGCCTCTTTGCATCTCCAATG AGAAAAGGAGTATCGAAATTCATCGAATCCTACTTGGAATGGAAACTACCTCTAGCCAAATACGGGTTGAAACCAAGTCACCCGTTCGAGGAAGACTACGCGTCCTGTCAAATGGCTATCTTGCCAGAAAACTTCTTCGAACAGGCTGATGAAGGAAGAATCTTGTTTAAAAAGAGTCCAAAATGGAGTTTTTGGAGTGGTGGGATTGAATTAGAGGACAAAACAAAGCTGGAAGCAGATGTTGTTGTTCTTGCAACCGGTTTTGACGGCAAGGGGAAGCTTAAGTCATTATTTCCTGAACCCTTTAGAAGCTTGTTAGAGGACTCTACAGGCATCATGCCACTCTACAGGGGTACAATCCATCCATTAATCCCCGGGGTGGCTTTTGTTGGATATACAGAAAGTGTATCAAACCTACATTCTTCAGAGATCCGTTGCAAATGGTTATCGCGAGCTATGGATGGTCATTTCAAGCTTCCAACGATCCAAAACATGCGCGAACAAATATCGAAAGAGATCGAAGTGTCAAAGAGATCAACTCggttttacaagaagaaaccttgtATTTCGACGTTTAGCATCAACCACACTGATGAAATATGTGAGGAAATGGGATTGAAATCATGGAGGAAGAAGAATTGGTTCTTAGAGGCATTCAGTCCTTACAACAACCGggattatgaagaagaaaaatga